One region of Algihabitans albus genomic DNA includes:
- a CDS encoding aerobic carbon-monoxide dehydrogenase large subunit gives MNAPTTIEERAEKLQGLGCKRKRVEDARFTQGKGNYVDDIKLPDMLFGDFVRSPYGHARIKSIDVEAAMALPGVVAVLTAADLKPLNLHYMPTLAGDVQAVLAEEKVLFQNQEVAFVIATDRYVAADAIELVDVDYEALPPVVDPFKALEPDAPVLREDIKDKTEGAHGPRKHHNHIFTWEVGDAEATGKALAEAEVTAKEMIVYQRVHPCPLETCGCVASMDKISGKLTMWGTFQAPHAVRTIASLISTIPEHNIRIVSPDIGGGFGNKVGVYPGYVCAIVASIVTGKPVKWIEDRIENLSTTAFARDYHMAGEISATKDGRITALRCHVTGDHGAFDACADPTKWPAGFFNICTGSYDIPTAHVVVDGVYTNKAPGGVAYRCSFRVTEASYFIERMVDVLARKLEMDPAEIRQKNFIRAEQFPYTSALGWEYDSGDYDTAFTKALQTVDYKDLRARQAANREAFARGETRKLMGVGLAFFTEIVGAGPVKNCDILGVGMFDSCEIRIHPTGSAIARLGTISQGQGHATTYAQILASEIGIPADQITVEEGDTDTAPYGLGTYGSRSTPVAGAAAAMVGRKIRAKAQMIAAYLLEVHEDDLEWEVDRFQVKGTPERFKTMSDLAFAAYNQAIPGLEPGLEAVSYYDPPNMTYPFGAYVCVVEIDVDTGVTDVLRFYALDDCGTRINPMIIEGQVHGGLTEALAIAMGQEITYDEMGNVKGASLMDFFLPTAVETPEWETDHTVTPSPHHPIGAKGVGESPNVGGVSAFSNAVMDAFAHLGLTHSQMPHDHWRVWKTAQSLGLTG, from the coding sequence ATGAACGCCCCCACCACGATCGAGGAACGCGCCGAGAAGCTTCAAGGTCTCGGCTGCAAGCGCAAGCGCGTCGAGGATGCCCGCTTTACCCAGGGCAAGGGCAACTACGTCGACGACATCAAGCTGCCGGACATGCTGTTCGGCGACTTCGTCCGCTCCCCCTACGGTCATGCCCGCATCAAGTCGATCGATGTCGAGGCCGCCATGGCCCTGCCGGGCGTGGTCGCGGTTCTGACGGCGGCGGACCTCAAGCCCCTGAACCTGCACTACATGCCGACCCTGGCGGGCGATGTGCAGGCGGTTCTGGCCGAAGAGAAGGTGTTGTTTCAGAATCAGGAGGTCGCCTTCGTCATCGCCACCGACCGCTATGTCGCAGCCGATGCGATCGAACTGGTCGACGTCGATTACGAGGCGCTGCCGCCGGTGGTCGACCCCTTCAAGGCGCTGGAGCCCGACGCTCCGGTTCTGCGCGAGGACATCAAGGACAAGACCGAGGGCGCGCACGGCCCGCGCAAACACCACAACCACATCTTCACCTGGGAAGTCGGCGACGCCGAGGCGACCGGGAAGGCCCTGGCCGAGGCCGAGGTGACCGCCAAGGAGATGATCGTCTATCAGCGCGTCCACCCCTGCCCGCTCGAGACCTGCGGCTGCGTCGCCTCGATGGACAAGATCAGCGGCAAACTCACCATGTGGGGCACCTTCCAGGCGCCCCATGCGGTGCGCACCATCGCCTCGCTGATCTCCACCATTCCCGAGCACAATATCCGGATCGTCTCGCCCGACATCGGCGGCGGCTTCGGCAACAAGGTCGGTGTCTATCCGGGCTACGTCTGCGCGATCGTCGCCTCCATCGTGACCGGCAAGCCGGTGAAGTGGATCGAGGACCGCATCGAGAATCTCTCCACCACGGCCTTCGCACGCGACTACCACATGGCCGGCGAGATCTCGGCCACCAAGGACGGGCGCATCACCGCCCTGCGCTGCCACGTGACCGGCGACCACGGCGCCTTCGACGCCTGCGCCGACCCGACGAAATGGCCGGCCGGCTTCTTCAACATCTGCACCGGCTCTTACGACATCCCGACCGCGCACGTGGTGGTCGACGGCGTCTACACCAATAAAGCGCCGGGCGGCGTGGCCTATCGCTGCTCCTTCCGGGTGACCGAGGCCTCCTACTTCATCGAGCGGATGGTCGACGTTCTGGCCCGCAAGCTCGAGATGGACCCTGCCGAAATCCGGCAGAAGAACTTCATCCGCGCAGAGCAGTTCCCCTATACATCGGCGCTGGGCTGGGAGTACGATTCCGGCGACTACGACACAGCCTTCACGAAGGCGCTGCAGACCGTCGACTACAAGGACCTGCGCGCTCGGCAAGCGGCGAACCGCGAAGCCTTCGCGCGCGGCGAGACCCGCAAATTGATGGGCGTCGGGCTCGCCTTCTTCACGGAGATCGTAGGGGCCGGTCCGGTCAAGAACTGCGACATCCTGGGGGTCGGCATGTTCGATTCCTGCGAGATCCGCATTCACCCGACGGGCTCCGCCATCGCCCGGCTCGGCACGATCAGCCAGGGTCAGGGCCATGCCACCACCTACGCCCAGATCCTTGCCTCGGAGATCGGTATTCCCGCCGACCAGATCACCGTCGAAGAGGGCGACACCGATACTGCCCCCTACGGTCTGGGCACCTACGGCTCACGCTCCACGCCGGTCGCCGGCGCCGCCGCGGCGATGGTGGGCCGAAAGATCCGGGCCAAGGCGCAGATGATCGCCGCCTACCTGCTGGAGGTGCACGAAGACGACCTGGAGTGGGAAGTCGACCGCTTCCAGGTCAAGGGCACGCCCGAGCGCTTCAAGACCATGAGCGACCTCGCCTTCGCCGCTTACAACCAGGCGATTCCCGGGCTCGAGCCGGGTCTGGAGGCCGTCTCCTACTACGACCCGCCGAACATGACCTATCCCTTCGGCGCTTACGTCTGCGTCGTGGAGATCGACGTCGATACCGGCGTGACCGACGTGCTGCGCTTCTACGCCCTGGACGACTGCGGCACGCGCATCAACCCCATGATCATCGAAGGCCAGGTGCATGGTGGCCTGACCGAGGCCCTGGCCATCGCCATGGGTCAAGAGATCACCTACGACGAGATGGGCAACGTCAAGGGCGCCAGCCTGATGGACTTCTTCCTGCCGACGGCGGTGGAAACACCGGAGTGGGAGACCGATCACACGGTTACCCCCTCCCCGCACCATCCGATCGGCGCCAAGGGCGTCGGGGAGAGCCCCAACGTGGGCGGCGTCTCGGCCTTCTCCAACGCCGTGATGGATGCCTTCGCGCATCTTGGACTGACCCACAGTCAGATGCCGCACGACCACTGGCGCGTCTGGAAGACGGCCCAGAGCCTGGGGCTCACCGGATGA
- a CDS encoding AAA family ATPase — protein MSKANHSTIEELQARLTGVGYIADEALVMALHLALRLGRPLLLEGEAGVGKTEVAKALARMLDARMIRLQCYEGLDANAAIYEWNYQRQLLAIKAHELDESADQTEERIFSERYLLRRPLLEAISQETPPVLLIDEIDRADEEFEAYLLEILSDFQVSVPELGTIRATSIPQVILTANGTRDLSDALRRRCLYAFVEFPEPKRELQILKARIPTVGDDLAAQVVRFIAGLRREDLEKKPGIAETLDWVAALVDLNVSALTDDPDALRSSLVCLLKTEADAKAVTPEVLARLADRAA, from the coding sequence ATGAGCAAAGCGAATCACAGCACCATCGAGGAGCTGCAGGCCCGCCTGACCGGGGTCGGCTACATTGCCGACGAGGCTCTGGTCATGGCGCTGCATCTGGCGCTGCGTCTCGGACGGCCGTTGCTGCTCGAGGGCGAGGCCGGCGTCGGCAAGACGGAGGTCGCCAAGGCGCTGGCGCGCATGCTCGACGCGCGGATGATCCGCCTGCAGTGCTACGAGGGCCTAGACGCCAACGCGGCAATCTACGAGTGGAACTATCAACGCCAGCTTCTGGCCATCAAGGCGCACGAGCTGGATGAGAGCGCGGATCAGACGGAAGAGCGCATCTTCTCCGAGCGCTACCTGCTGCGGCGCCCGCTGCTCGAGGCGATTTCCCAGGAGACGCCTCCCGTTCTGCTGATCGACGAGATCGACCGGGCGGACGAGGAGTTCGAGGCCTATCTGCTGGAGATCCTGTCCGATTTTCAGGTCTCCGTTCCGGAACTGGGGACGATTCGCGCAACCTCGATCCCTCAAGTCATCCTGACCGCCAACGGCACGCGCGATTTGTCGGATGCCCTGCGCCGCCGCTGTCTCTATGCCTTCGTGGAGTTCCCGGAGCCGAAACGCGAACTGCAGATCCTGAAGGCGCGGATCCCCACCGTCGGCGACGATCTGGCGGCGCAGGTGGTACGCTTCATCGCCGGCTTGCGACGCGAGGATCTGGAGAAGAAGCCCGGGATCGCCGAAACGCTCGACTGGGTGGCGGCGCTGGTCGATCTCAACGTCTCGGCGTTGACCGACGATCCCGACGCGCTTCGGTCCAGTCTCGTCTGCCTGCTCAAGACCGAGGCGGACGCCAAGGCGGTGACACCCGAAGTCCTGGCCCGACTGGCCGACCGGGCGGCGTGA
- a CDS encoding vWA domain-containing protein, giving the protein MAKETSRETTGRLQAGFLAQRMVDFVAHLRLNDFAVGPAETASALAVLGQVDACAPQDVRLGLKTLLAGRQEEWERFDDLFEAYWHRRGRTRQRQNAAGHGVTRKGRPKVWQNHLPSSEEGDAGRPEARTGDDAGVSDKDTARLAASRQEALAKTDLRHIVDPEELAEAERLAGRLARALRDRLSRRYRLASRGPRLDLRRTTRRNLAHGGDPIELVWRRRPERPMRIVVLLDVSGSMQQYSRFFLQFVKGLVCSWVEADAYLFHTRLIRVTDAMRDKDPLRAMTRLGLMTQGYGGGTRIGGSLRSFNDRYAKSALGSRSVVIVLSDGYDTGEPAELARELQRLRRKARRVVWLNPLLGWRDYAPVARGMAAALPHLDCFASAHTLEALAAVEDQFVRL; this is encoded by the coding sequence ATGGCAAAAGAGACGTCCCGCGAGACGACAGGCCGTCTGCAAGCCGGGTTTCTGGCCCAGCGCATGGTGGACTTCGTCGCGCATCTGCGCCTCAACGACTTCGCGGTCGGACCCGCCGAGACCGCTTCCGCCCTTGCCGTGCTCGGTCAGGTCGATGCTTGCGCGCCTCAGGATGTGCGGCTTGGTCTGAAGACCCTGCTGGCCGGGCGTCAGGAGGAGTGGGAGCGCTTCGACGACCTTTTCGAGGCTTACTGGCATCGCCGCGGACGCACCCGCCAGCGCCAGAACGCGGCAGGCCACGGCGTGACGCGGAAAGGCCGACCGAAGGTCTGGCAGAACCATCTTCCCTCGAGCGAGGAGGGCGATGCGGGTCGCCCCGAGGCCCGGACCGGCGACGACGCGGGCGTGTCGGACAAGGACACCGCCCGCCTCGCCGCCTCGCGTCAGGAGGCCCTGGCCAAGACCGACCTGCGCCACATCGTCGATCCGGAAGAACTCGCCGAGGCCGAGCGGCTGGCCGGCCGGCTGGCACGGGCCCTGCGCGACCGCCTGTCTCGCCGCTATCGTCTGGCCAGCCGCGGCCCACGTCTGGATCTGCGCCGCACGACGCGGCGCAACCTGGCCCACGGCGGCGACCCAATCGAACTGGTCTGGCGCCGCCGACCGGAGCGGCCGATGCGCATCGTGGTGCTGCTCGACGTCTCCGGCTCCATGCAACAGTACAGCCGCTTCTTTCTCCAATTCGTGAAGGGACTGGTCTGTAGCTGGGTGGAGGCCGACGCCTACCTGTTTCACACCCGCTTGATCCGCGTCACCGACGCGATGCGGGACAAGGACCCGCTGCGGGCGATGACGCGGCTGGGGCTGATGACGCAGGGCTACGGCGGCGGGACTCGGATCGGCGGGTCCCTGCGCAGCTTCAACGACCGTTACGCAAAGTCGGCGCTCGGCAGCCGCTCCGTCGTGATCGTCCTGTCCGACGGCTACGATACCGGCGAACCGGCGGAACTGGCGCGCGAGCTGCAGCGCCTGCGCCGCAAGGCACGGCGGGTGGTCTGGCTCAACCCATTGCTGGGCTGGCGCGACTATGCGCCGGTGGCGCGCGGCATGGCCGCCGCCCTGCCCCACCTCGACTGCTTCGCCTCGGCCCATACGCTGGAGGCTCTGGCGGCGGTCGAAGACCAGTTCGTCCGACTGTGA